Part of the Sorghum bicolor cultivar BTx623 chromosome 1, Sorghum_bicolor_NCBIv3, whole genome shotgun sequence genome, ATGCATTAGCTAACAAAGCTAACTGTTGGTCCTCTGTCTCTGCCATTCTAACAATCTTATTCCCTAAACCTTCCAAGTTAACTTCATCATCCACTGACCCTGGTAGAGCACTTATGAGCAAGTTTACATACGAGTTGAATATTTTCAGAAGCCCATCCATCGCGGAACCACCTAGTTGTAAGCTAACCAGTGGTCCAACATCATCAAAGAAATCCTGCATTTTAAAGTTACATTGAAATATAATAAGAAAATAAATGTATTGAGTCTCAGAGTAAGATGGAAATAAAGCATACATGTTGCATAAAAAATGTACACAGACTAATTAATAGTATGTCCACAAAAAAAATGGCATCTGCATCTTGAAGTCCGCACCTCACATAGTTAAAGTTAATGgggtaaagaaaaaaaaggaaacctataagtttcaaaacagtcaATACTCCctcttttttgtatatatttttcatCTGCTCAAGCAGTGAACATTACCTGAACCATTGAATTGAAACGGTGAGCACTGCTTGAGAGCTTCGGCTGGAGTGACAGATTACCAGCAGATGATCTAGCCAATGGACGTATACCAGTTGGATAGGTGAGTACCCAGTCATCAGCTGCAGCTAAAGCAGCAGTACTCTCTTCAATTCTCCTCAAATTGGAATCTAATGCTTGCTCAACAGAGGGTCTGAATTGCTTCATCAGAACTGACGCAAGTGATAGACCACGAGCTTCCAGCAAGTCTGAATAACCAATTGCTATCTTAACACATTCCGCAGCAGCTCTTAAGCCCCCACCAGCCGCACAAGAGGCTAAAGCATGCCTCTTTACAAGCAGCGAAAATGACATTGCCTGTTTAGTAGCCCAAGTAACTAGTTCAGATGTGTATGCTGGTTCGTCACCAAAGACCTCAGCTGAGTCGTTGAGAGCCTGAGCTATAACAGGAAAAATTTGCTGTGCAAGAGAAGCAGTGTATTCCCCACCATATGATGTGCTAGATGGTTGTATTGTTTGCATGTTTAATTGAAGTCTCTGATCATGTGCACTGAGCAACAAACTATGAGCACGAGGTCCATCACCAAGTCTCTTGAGAGCAGAAGCTGCAGCTCGAAGCTCAACACCACTAATAGAAGACTGGCAAGCAGCTTCAGCTAGCTGATCAGCCAACTTCTGACGATTTTCAGATATTGCCCTCTTTAAAGCCAGAATGTCAGCCGTGGTTAGAGTACCCTTTTGTTTGGCATCAGCAGCAATCCGTTCTGCTTCATCCAAGGCATCCAGTGCTTCATCCACTCTTCTTTCGGCTAGCAGAACATCAAGCATGTCAGGGAAATCTGTGGACCATTTCCATATTTCTGATGGCTCCTGATCTTCAACACTGGATATGTCTTGTTCAGCAGAACCTTCAGGCCCTGTGGTCCATGAATCTATATGAACCCCTTCGGACAGACCATGAATTAAAGCTGACTGTGTACTTAGCAAATTTCTAACTGATAGTAGCTCCCCTTCAAGGTCCGATATCTCCTTTGATGTTCTGTACCAGGAGACTACTTTCAGAAATGCATTCCAAATTCATGAATCGGGCAGTGGAGAGGAAGAGTACATGAAGTAAATTTAAACAGAAATTATGTGGAAAACATGGCAGCTCATGTTAAATTTATAACTACCAATTTTGCACGCCATACATTTCATGACTTCTAAAGGCGGAAACAATATCTAGTTCTGAAGAAGCAATAATAATTGCATAATGTGCTTTTCTTATCAATTATTTGCTGGTGGTACCTGACAAATAGTAACTTAAATCACCAAGAAAAAATATCAATAGAGAAGTTGGAACATCCATGTTTCAAAAGTGGAAAAGAAATAAAGAGGCATACATAGCCTGCAGTATCTATATAAAAATGCCATCCAGGGCACTTCTAAGTTCTAAGCAATTTGTTGGAAGCTCCCACCAGTAGTCCAGGACAAATTTCATGTAGGTTGAAATGAACCACTGTTTGAACCGTGACTAGAGGCTCATCTGGGGTTTCGACTCTAGCCTACTCCAACTTGCTTGGGACTAAAAGGCTttgttgctgttgttgttgttgttgttgaaatGAACCACTGTAAGGTTGAGCTACACAGGCAACAAGGGTCTAGGATTGCTGCTGCTGACATCAGAGCTCCAGGCTAGAGCTGTGACTGTCTAGTAGGTCATAGACTGTAGAGTTGCTAACTGTTTCCATGTAAATCGCTATCTTGTAGGGACTTTGTAGTTTATGCTCTTCTCTTATAAATGGAAGCCGATGACTCGGATCTttcgaaaaaaaagaaatgaaCCACTGTGTTCTCACTTGATGAATGCAGCATAATTTGCATAAACACTTCTGCGCATCTCTTCAGCTGAAGCCTTCTTTAGATCTTGCAGATAGGAACACAGGTGCCTTATTTCCTGTCATCAATTTTGAACATTAGCCCTGTTTCAGCTTtccaagaattttgaagatttttaaCACAGCGATAGTTAAAGAAAAATGCTTCAGAAAtacaaagcagaaaagaaaaaacaccAGCGTTCAAATCATGAGCTTGCACAAAAAGTCATGTGGACTCTACAATAGCAAGAGTAAGAACATTCTAAGCTAAAATATATTGGCAACTTAACCTAACTTAGTATAATACAGCTTGTCTAGGGAACTATGTGTGCATTAGCATTACCCCTACAGAATAAAGTAGGATCATGTCCCTACTACGAGTTCTTGTTGGAGCTTCTGCTTTCAGGAAAGGCCAGAAACTTGACCAGGAAATGAAAAGCTACAACAGTGTATGCAATTAAAAGCATGAGGTttccaaaattcaagattgttgATTGATCTAGTGATAGACTGATAGTTGATCCCAATTGCTGCTAAAATGTGATACGACATCCCTACTACCAAATGAATCAACTGAACTAAGCATGCAAATCTCTACTTATTGAATGTTTCATAGTCACGTATCCAATACACACAGGAAAAAACCTCACAGCAACCTTTTGAATATTGACACCAAGGGAAACAGAAGCAATTTGATCAAAAAAATGATAAAAATTACTCTGAAAATGCTACAGGGTTCAAAGTTTCGTTTGTTTCTTTCCTTTAAGAAAGGAAGGTTTCATTTGAGCATATATGTGATCAGTTTCCCTGACAGGCCCATCACAATTCCACTCGAGTTTTGATTTGAGATTTAGACAGAGGTATAATCAGAAACACTACAAAACTATATGCCCACATGTAGAAGCCAAAAATAGCATCTGTACACACTCTGCTCCAGTGCTCTGTTTCATCCATGCTCAGGCAAAAAGAAGCCACACAAAAAATTCATCATCGAAACTAATTCCAGACTTCCAGTCTACGCGGTGCAATAGTAATTTTGTTAGAAAGTTTGTATATTTAACCTAAACCCAAAGCGATGTACACCAACAAAAAATTCTGAACGATTCAATCGTAATCACTCCAAATTCGCACTAAGCTACTCAAAACGCGTCGAGAACCCCAGAAACCCCGTGCCCCTCGCACTTCCAAGCGAAAGAAGACGCAGCCCTTCCCTTCCACCACCACTGTAAGCAAATTTCCGGGGCGGACGAGTTCCTCACCTTCTCGTCCATGGCGCGGCACTTGGACTGCACGTAGGCGTCGGGGTCGAAGTTGTCGGTCTTGAATATCTTGAGCTTGTCGGCGAGCTGCACCGCGCCGTCGCTGCCTccggcgccggccgccgcgTTCACCGGTAACACTCCGGAGTGGCCGGCGGGCCGCGACCTCGACGACTTGGCGGACGCCATCGGGCCGAGAGAGAAACCCTACCCGCAGGCGCAGCTCCCCTCCCCACCTCCGTTCGGGAGATCCAGAAGCTTCTCGAAGTGGATTTCTCGCTTGGCTGGTTGCTCAGCTCGGGCTCTCAGCCATTCCCGTGCCTCGATTGGCGTGAGCGGAGAATTTCAGGAGGGAAGGAACGGAAGAGAGGAGACTCGTGTTGGACGGTTGCCAAAGGTGGAAAGCTTGCCAGTTATTACTAGCTGCTCTGTTCATCAAATGATTTTGAgaattttttatttcattttttattACCAGAGGGAAAGACAGAAATTACGCTGGAACTTACGTACGACACGATCGCACGAGTGACAGTTGTAGGTGTTTATTCGAGGAAAAGTATCTGCGCTGGTTAAGCCCAGATACTCTTTCAGAATATAGCTACTTTTACTTTTATCGTTTAAATTAAAGTTCACCTTAGAGTATGGTTGTGTATGGATCGTTAGAGATAATACAAAATTATTAAAAATTCTATCTGATCAGCTCGAACTATCCCCAACCGCATATCTTATAGAAAGTTGTTAGCTGGATTATTTAATTATTGCGGCCTATATAAAAGTTTAATTAGAGAGGATACGGATAGAACCTGAGCTACTCCGTACTTCTGATTTCCTAGGTGCCTTTGAACTTTGAAACGCCAAAACTACACGGACACTGCTACTCAATCGGCATCTGCACGTATGTTTAATTTGTGAGGGCATGCATGTTTAATTTGGAAGAGTGCTGCCACCCGTATATGTAGCGGGACAAGATAAATGAAggacaattctttttttttccctaaAACTAGCTAAGtatattcttcttcttcttcttcttctttgaaGGCTCAGTGGGGGGAATTCTCCCACCTATTTTTTTCGTTTATAATTGATATGGTAAAAGAGGTACAAAGTTACAAATTTACAAATGCACGAGGGGTGCAAACAAAGAGCTTGCAAAGCTCAAAACAGAAAGAAGACAAAGACACCTAGGGGATAATCTCTCTATTCACAAATTTAGGGAGCCTGCAAGACTGGGCTTGGCTTTGATGTAAATCAAACCAATCTCTGCTTTGAAAACAGAGAACCAACTGCTGATGCTACAGGGAGCATTATCAAAATTCAGggcatttctcaaattccataaagACCAGCAAGCAGTAATAACAAATACTTCCTTGAACCGGCCGGATACTTGACATTCACTTTGGATAAGCAAGTTGCCTTAGCATGTTTTTTCCCAATAAAGTCACTCttagttcaaattttgtgaGAGTTTCAATCTCATTAAATAACATGTCACACGTACTCCGTAGGATTGTTCCATTCATCAATCCAAACCTCTGAAAATGATGTGACACTTTCCGAAAATGTGTATTGAAACACCCCCAATGAAAATGGTCTAACACATATGTTGTGTATAACGGGATATTTATATTCCAATATGAGTAATTCATAGAGCTGGAGTTAAGAATGTTTAGGTAAATCATTGGGCTTCTAGTTGAAATGAAAATTAGATAATTCAACCACATTATTTTTTCCCTATAAAATATTTCCTCTAtctcaaaataaataattatctAAAGTTTAAATTTTGTCTAAAAACACTCTATACAAACATGGGCCATTGCCTCCTAATATGGCAGTTAATCACGAATACAAGCAAATGGTAACAACCAAATCTAGAAGATATCCTTCGGGAAAGAAAAGAATATGAGAgtacatatatattttgttagCGTCCTCAATCTATCTAAAGATTTACAAGATGTTATTTATTTTAGAACGGAGTGAGTATATGTCTGCTTAGAGCTGGGAATTGTAGTTCTGATCCATGTACTGATGTACTGCTATGCCTTTTCCTCTAGTTTCAAAGACATTTTACCAAAGTACAAAAAAAAAGATCCATGTACTGCTATGCTAGTCATAGCTATAGACAATAGATTCCTTCTTGCACACTCCGATTACATACAACACATTGTAAAATGAGATGGTCATTGTCATATATGGTTCATTGGATTGTGAGACGTCCTCAATCTATCAATCCTTGTGTCAAAGCTTGTTAATAAGTACTAGAgtataattctaaaaaaaagcAGAGTATACGAAAATCACAAAGATGAAGCTGTTTCTTTAGCATAAACAGTCAAGGTCCTTGTAGTTACATGCATGTTGCTTACACAAGCTGACTTTAAGCAAGAAGACGAACTATAAATAAAAACTGAAAAGAAACCAAGCATACAGTGCGCCAATGGATCAGATTCATCAAATTCAGACAGACAGCTAGACACAGTCTCTGGCCACCACATTAAAAATCCCCAGGCTGGAAGGCCGCAGCCCAACAGCTGCGTCGCTAGTGCTCCGTCAGCACAAGCCGAGGACGTCTCACAATCCccacaaaattttttaaaaaaactacaagcagaagaaaaaaaataagaacACTCGTGTCCTTTAATTTGCTCATCGCTTTTCTTCAGTTATGTCTCCGGGCTTCTTCCTTCTAGTCCGTGCAGGAGTACCTCCATCCCCTGCCGCCATGAATGCACGCGCTGCGTTGCCGCGGCTGTCAGCCCAGCAGGACCGCAACGGAGGCGAACAGCGCCGACACGAGGTAGAAGAAGACCGCGCAAGGCTGCCTCCCGGCGCCGTCCGccgtcggcgccgcgctcgtgCTCTTCCCGGTCGCCGCGGCACCTGCGCGAGACACGAACACCAACACAACCAACGCATGCGTGAGCAATCCACACAGACATGTTTCttctaaaaaaaaatccacACAGACATGCATGCAGTGATATATGCAGAAAAGTGTAGACGTCATTtatttggccttgtttacttccaaatttttttacaaaatatgaatagtgacactttcgtttgtatttgacaaatattgtccaatcatgaactaactagggtcaaaagattcgtctcgtcaatttcgaccaaactgtgtaattagtttttattttcgtctatatttaatactccatgcatgcgtctaaagattcgatgtgacggggaatctgaaaaattttgcaaaattttctgggaactaaacaaggccaaacttGCTAGAGCAATCCTCTAGCATTTTTCTTAGGTCAGCTGTTGTACGGGTACACAGCGGCTGTTGGTTGGTCACGTTCACGTACGTATGTTCCCAACTACGCGTACACCACCAGGTACGTACGGTACGGTTGGGCGGACCACGGACGGCCGGCGGCATTCAAGTGTCGTAATGCAACGGAATAAGCACGCTACTGGTAGTTCTCAGTAGCTTTCTCGGCATAACACCGCGGCATGGCACGTCGGGATAGCGTGGACCTCCGCATGTCGGCACGTCCCGATCGTACCCGGCCTTGCGTTGCGTCCCTGTTGCTACGGCCTACGGGACGGAACACACAGACGCAGACAGAAAGCTGGT contains:
- the LOC8081221 gene encoding exocyst complex component EXO84B encodes the protein MASAKSSRSRPAGHSGVLPVNAAAGAGGSDGAVQLADKLKIFKTDNFDPDAYVQSKCRAMDEKEIRHLCSYLQDLKKASAEEMRRSVYANYAAFIKTSKEISDLEGELLSVRNLLSTQSALIHGLSEGVHIDSWTTGPEGSAEQDISSVEDQEPSEIWKWSTDFPDMLDVLLAERRVDEALDALDEAERIAADAKQKGTLTTADILALKRAISENRQKLADQLAEAACQSSISGVELRAAASALKRLGDGPRAHSLLLSAHDQRLQLNMQTIQPSSTSYGGEYTASLAQQIFPVIAQALNDSAEVFGDEPAYTSELVTWATKQAMSFSLLVKRHALASCAAGGGLRAAAECVKIAIGYSDLLEARGLSLASVLMKQFRPSVEQALDSNLRRIEESTAALAAADDWVLTYPTGIRPLARSSAGNLSLQPKLSSSAHRFNSMVQDFFDDVGPLVSLQLGGSAMDGLLKIFNSYVNLLISALPGSVDDEVNLEGLGNKIVRMAETEDQQLALLANASLLAEELLPRAAMKLYSMNPVSMDRLHRRGPEKQNRAAEQREWKRKLHRMVDKLRDSFCRQHALDLIFTEEGDTHLSPEMYINMDNTVEDPEWVPSPIFQELYAKLNKMASVAADMFVGRERFSTLLMMRLTETVMLWLSDDQSFWEEIEEGPRALGPLGLQQFYLDMQFVILFGQGRFLSRHVHQVILDIIDRAMRAFSATGMDPDRVLPSDDWFIDVAQESISRISGKPRFANGDRDREVNSPTASVSAQSVSSVRSLGSS